One Mesoplodon densirostris isolate mMesDen1 chromosome X, mMesDen1 primary haplotype, whole genome shotgun sequence genomic region harbors:
- the LOC132481740 gene encoding UDP-N-acetylglucosamine transferase subunit ALG13 homolog, with the protein MLHTPGPGPARGRAVVALRRSLPSTTRPVLLGTLPRPCPGAQAEATVPYLRLRHPRGRHPRAVRRPLSAPSQGSCHAGAGCCLESLEKRKPLTVVINEKLMNSHQLELAKQLHKDGHLFYCTCGTLPGLLQSMDLSTLKCFPPGQPEKFSAFLDKVVGL; encoded by the exons ATGTTGCATACTCCCGGGCCCGGGCCCGCTCGGGGCCGCGCGGTCGTCGCGCTCCGTCGGTCTCTGCCCAGCACAACCCGGCCGGTCCTGCTGGGCACCTTGCCCCGGCCCTGCCCCGGCGCTCAGGCCGAGGCCACCGTGCCTTACCTCCGCCTCAGGCACCCTCGCGGCCGGCATCCGCGCGCGGTGCGGCGTCCCCTGAGCGCGCCTTCTCAGGGCTCGTG TCACGCAGGCGCAGGATGCTGTTTGGAGAGTCTGGAAAAAAGAAAGCCGCTCACAGTGGTTATAAATGAAAAGTTGATGAACAGTCATCAGCTGGAATTGGCAAAGCAGCTACACAAAGACGGGCATCTCTTCTACTGTACCTGTGGCACGCTTCCTGGGCTGTTACAGTcaatggacc TTTCAACACTGAAATGTTTTCCTCCTGGCCAGCCAGAAAAATTTTCTGCATTTTTGGATAAAGTTGTtggattataa